The DNA sequence GTATTTACTTAACAAGAAATATTTAGGAAAACCCAAAAATGGGATATTgcgcatttttttttctgtttcgtttaatttaaaactaaatagagagtcttgtatttaaattttaaatacatgGTGGTCTGGCGTTTTCTTATTTAATTCGTATAGTTCTTATACTTTGAACACTTTTAAATTGAAACAACATGTATCCGGAAGTACATGCGGCTTTGGATTTTTTGAGAGCTTTTTGGACACGGAAACGTGTTTGTTGCTCTATACGCTTTAGTTGAAATACAATATAAGTAATGTTTTATCATGTACGTTACCTATTATTTCACCGAAATTTAGACATGTTTTACTATCCAAATAATTGTATTTTGCGGTCTAAACAGCTAACCCCGGCGCACCAATGAGTTTGTGTGTTGCTTGTAGCGTTATacagcaagctagctagctagctagctaggcagcTAGCAGAAAGAGGTTGCGGTTTAATATTAAGTAGTGTAAACATTACGCTTTAACATTAAGTTTTTGTAAATTAGGTAACTAGCTAGATAGCCCGCTAGATGTTTGCATAATCTACAATAATAATTAGGTTACTGAACATTATGGAAGCTAATGCTTTCTTTACAGTAGCTGTCTTAAGTACGTTGCACTAAGAtgactagctagttagctaattcACAGCTATCGATAGGCGGCTTTAATCAGCCGGAtttggctggctagctagtttAATATCAGTATAATTTAATGCTTTAGTGTTTGGTAGATTCTATTTGTCTTCCTAATCGGAATTTGTCTGCCTTGGATTTGATAGATCTCTCTGGAACATGAGATTCTCCTCCACCCTCGATACTTTGGCCCCAACCTTTTGAACACAGTCAAACAGAAGCTCTTCACAGAGGTGGAAGGCACTTGTACTGGAAAGTAAGTCCAGTCGGAATGTGATCTTCAGTAACAAATAACTGTCAACACTCTGTGACTTACCTGTGACTCGTCCATTTTGTAGATATGGCTTTGTCATCGCAGTGACCACAATTGATAATATTGGGGCAGGTGTTATACAGCCAGGCAGAGGTTTTGTCTTGTACCCTGTCAAATACAAGGCCATTGTATTCAGACCTTTCAAAGGGGAAGTGGTGGATGCAGTTGTTACTCAGGTTAATAAGGTATGGAAATGGTCTCTCATTAATTTATCACTGATTCTTATAATTTTGGTTTTACTTatagatacatttatttttgcaactATATGCTTTGTTTGTCTGGACTACTTTAAGctttcttaatgtttttttcacttCTTGCCACCTCTTATTGTTGTGGTTGTCTTTTACAGGTTGGGCTGTTCACAGAAATTGGCCCTATGTCTTGTTTCATCTCACGTCATGTAAGTTTTAGTAGTCTGATTGCTGAGAGTGTAATTTTGTAGTTGACATAGTAATTTATTTTGAGGTTGTCAGCAAATATCCACAGAGATTGGTATGGTACATGCAAGAAAACTGACTGACTTCACCTCTTTATACATATAAATGATTCAGCTGGTTTGGAAGTTgtgatattttaattaattgtcCATATCAATaacagaagaaaaaggaaaggaatCATTAAAATTCACTGTTGGAGGACTATGTTTTGTTCAAGTGTAGAGTTAAAactccatctttttttttcttctttttttaaattacacattGCCAATGGTTATTAGGTTATTACACTGTTTGTGAAGCCTATGTGTACTCCTTGACTCCATTTTGGATAAAATTGAATAAAACCATAGATATTCCTTTACAGTACGTAAATTGTATGTGTTTGCTGATGGTTTTGATCTTCCCCATCCCTTTCTGTTTTGTGGCTAGTCTATACCCTCGGAGATGGAGTTTGACCCAAACTCCAATCCCCCCTGCTACAAGACAGTGGATGAGGTAAGCTGCTTGCAGTCTCATTCAGGACTGTGTCTTTCATGGTAATGAATGATtttattgttcttgttgttttgtttactttgaatATGCTAAGGTGCTGTGTACTTCATGACTTCTCTGTAGGATATTGTTATCCAGCAAGATGATGAAATTCGGTTGAAGATTGTGGGTACTCGAGTGGACAAGAATGATATTGTAAGCTTGTAGTTGTGTgttctttctttgttgtttttgttgttgttaacatGTCAGATTTCAGTGAAAATCATGGATAAGccattattttaaatgcttcCTTTTGCATAGCCATTATTTataatgattacattttttttcttagtttgcCATTGGATCTCTCATGGATGACTACCTGGGTGAGTATTGTTGACAATATTCCTGCTTTTTGTATGTGCGCAAGAAAATTCTTTTTTTCGAACAATgtgaggggggaaaaatgaCCTTTATATATTCCATGCCACAAGCATTTAGATTTGCTAAACCTGTCAAAATATGCCTTTGGAGAGGAAAATTAGGAAAATttcattcaacattttttgtaaacatttattagaaaatGTCTCACTTTTTGTCTTGCCAGGTCTTGTTAGTTGATCCATTTGCCAAAGAAGTTGCAGCAGTCACCTTAGGCAATGTTTGTACATAGAATTTCCCAATTTCTTGGATGGAATATTTCTTAtattaggttttgttttttttgttagaaTGTGATATTTTATTGCCATAGTTTTGAGACTGTATAGACCCAGTTGTGTGTGATTTAGTGTGTCTCTTTTATAACTGGTcaacataaacattttgtaaatactttTCATGAGAAGAGCTGCTGTAAAAGCCTGATTTATCTGATAAGCTCTTGGCCTATTAAAGAAATTTGGCTTAATTATTTTTGGTTTAAAGGCCCATCTAGATTGCCTGCTTGCTTGTCAGTGGTGGAGTTTGTGTCACTGTCTTTGCAGCACCAAAACTGATGTAATTATACTTCATTACACAGATATTTGTGACTATGTATTCTATATatcctgtttattttattttccagtaAAACAGTAGTATTTGTTAACTACAAAATTGCTGAAgtctttttttgtatatatttttaaataataaatattgtgaattaaacaaatgtacattgtttttaattagttttatgAATTGCTTCCATATATATAGTTCTTGCAAAACAATGAGATGTTTATTACCGGGTGATACTAAATGTGACAGAAATAAATTCAACAGTGAGCAGGTTAATATTGCTAACTACTTGGCATgtgaatgatgatgatgtaggAAGCAAGATCTTTGATCAGCGATCAATTACGggatcatttttgttgtttgcttgtaTACTCTAGCGTGTTGGGTTGGTAATTAAAAAACAGCTATACGACCAATCATTAGCGCAGTCCCAAATAGTGCCCTAAGCCCTGAGGTCCTCCTTAAAGTCCACAATTTGGTGATGTCAACACAGATCTGTGCTCTGCATATCCTCAGGAGCTCTCAGATTAAAAGCGTGCGTATGGGACAGACTCAAATATCACAATGACATGATGTCGCCTATTGTTTTCACTGCAGTGCTTGCGCTTCTGTAATacttaataattaataacaacaatccTTAATAACTTACATGATTAAAATGCCTccttatttagttttttttaaattagctcTAGTGGCAGCACAATTTTCCAGAGTGTCCAAGATAATATTGAGGAGCTTTTACTCATATCTGAGAAGCTGGGATCAAATCAAAGCGTctttgctgatgtagccagcaGCACTAAAGCCAATAAGTTTTAGGCAAAAACCATGAAAGAGGCCTTTATGTGTGATAATAAAGGTAAGTGAATTAACAGTAGAAAGttactttatattttaaatcCGTATTGATCGTTGGGTGTTTATTTCAAAGTGCATACTTTAGGCTAAAGAAAATGAATGTTACTGCGTTTATCAAACTAAAAGTATTTACTGGAGCCATGCGGTAAATGATCCAGTGTGACCAGCATATCGACGAAAAGTAGTTTAACTAGCTAATATTTTGTAATGTAAGGCCATGTTGAGTTTAACTAGCTAATATTTTGTAATGTAAGGCCATGTTAAAGCCTAGTATAGCTAATAGGTTAGTACAGACACACGCGTCTCATTCACGCTATTAACGCCATCAGTTTAGCGTCCgattaaatattttgaaagaaCGTAAACTGTTCCGTAACAAGCAATTTCTCATTGATCTCTATTGATCATTTTAGTTGGTCGACAGTCGCCCGGCACTGTTGAATTGCTGGTTCATTTTGGAAAACTTTTATAATTTGTGTGGTTAGATCATTTAGTTAAATAATTACGTTTTTATTTTGATACAGCGATTTTTAACGGATCTTTTTAAGACGATTTATTCTTTATATTAGCATTTTCATTTACTACTTTCGACAGCGATTTCCGAAAAGACTGACGACGTCCCTCACGAAAATGAGTCCAAGTGCTCCAAGTTATCCGCTGGCCTCGTACGTCGGTGACCTTCATCCAGATGTTACAGAGGCCATGCTATACGAGAAATGCAGCCCTGCTGGCCCTGTTCTCTCCATAAGCGTTTGCAGGGACATGATGACCTGTAGCTCACTTGGATATGTATACGTGAACTTTCAGGATACTGAGTGAACTTTGGACACAGTGAACTTTGACATCATCAAAGGCATGCCTGTGCGCATTATGTGGTTCCAGAGAGAGCCCTCTGTGAGGAAGAGTGGAGTTGGCAACATCTTCATCAAGAACTGAACAAGTCTATTGACAGCTAAGCTCTTTACGACACATTGTCTACCTTTGGAAACATTGTTTCATGCAAGGTGGTGTGTGATGAGAATGGCTCTAAAGGTTGTGGCTTTGTGCACTTTGAGAACTACGAGGCTGCGGAGAGAGCCATTGAGAAAATGAACGGCATGTTGCTCAATGACCGGAAAGTATTCGTTGGCTACTTCAAGTCTCACAAGGAGCGTGAGGCTGAGATGGGGGCCAGGGCCAAAAAGTTCACCAATGTATACATCAAAAACTTTGGAGAGGACATGGACGATGATAAGCTGAAGGAGATCTTCAGCAAGTTCGGCCCAATGCTTAGTAATCGTGTCATGACTGATGAGAGCGACAAGTCCAAGGGCTTTGGCTTTGTGCTCTTCGAGAGGTATGAGGATGGCCAAAGGGCTGTGGGAAGGAGCTGAATGGGAAGCAGGTGAATGTGGGTCATGCCCAGAAGAAAGgtgagaggcagacagagccCAAACGCAAGTTTGAGCAGATGAAGCAGGACGGCATGACACGTGAGGAGTTCTCTGCATTCGGGACCATCACAAGTGCCAAGGTGAAGATGGAGGGTGGCTGCTCCAAAGGATTTGGCTTCATGTGTTTTTCCTCAACGGAGGAGGCTGGTGATAGAGATGAATGGGCGCATCGTAGCCACCAAGCCACTGTACTCGGCCCTGGTACAATGCaaggaggagcagcaggccCACCTCGCCAACCAGTACATGCAGCGCATGGCCAGCATGAGTGCCGTGCCCAACCCCGTGCTCAACCCCTTCCAGCCTGCCCCGCCCTCCGGCTAATTCATGGCGGCCATTCCACAGGCTCAGAGCTGGGCTACCTACTACCCGAGCAGCCAGCTGGCACAGCTCTACCCCAGCCCCCCAGGCCACGCAGACCATCTGCCCACAGCATTTCCAGAACATGCCGAGTGCCATCATGCCCACCGCACCCCAATCACAGACCTTCAGCACCATCAAACCCACCACCATCTCCCAGGTCCCACACATGATGGCCTCTCAGTGCATGGCGTGTCAGCATCTGGGGCCGTGGCCAACCAGCGTGGGATCTGCCACCGTGGTGGCACTACCGCAGTACATCTACACAATAGGGGTTCTCAACCCTTAGCAGCAACTAGACACAGAGTCCCAGGTGCCTATGCAGCAGGTTGCAGTCCATATGCAGGGTCAGGAGCTTTTCACTGCCTCTATGCTGCCTTCTGAACTTccacaggagcagaagcagatgTTGGGTGAGCATCTGTTCCCTCTGATTCAGAACATGCACCCCACCCTCGCAGGGAAGATCATGGGTATGCTCCAGGAGACTGACAACTCAGAGCTACTGCATATGCTGGAGTCTCCTGAGTCTCTGCACTTTAAGGTGGATGAGGCATTCACTGTGCTCTAGGCCCACTGGATGAAGGAAGCCACTCAAAAATCTGTAACCAGTGCCGCGGTCTGCTGGAAGAATGACTAAACCTGCAAGTCTggaaaggaaaaatataaacaatgaaactgaataaataaaaaccattctaaaatatttttgccaggTCTGTAGACTCCAAGTCCAGGCCTTGTTtatagtaaacaaacaaacaaacaaacaaactatatatatatatatatatatatatatatatatatatatatatatatatatataaatgtcagaagtgtgtgtatttgtgatgtGATATTTGGGTATACTAAACACGATGGTCAGACTGgcaggcagagagtgagaacacAAGCCCCCAAACTCACTTGGCACTTGGCCATTGATGTGATGGGATGACAACATGGATATTGTGTCATAgtaaaaatgtactaaaaaaaaaagtaaaaatgaaccAACCAGCTAAAGAAAACATGTTATAATGTAACCTCTCCAACAGCTGTAGCCAGGGACAACTCAAGATGCTCATCATCCTGACCGTCCTCTTCATCATCTCATGCTCTGAACGTATCATTTGTACACTTTGTAATTCATGTCTTTCGACCCCTGGACCTAAAAGCTTTATAGAGAGAAAATTATGAGTTAACATTTTTTAGAGTGGAGGTTTAAAAAGTCATTAGTATGCTTATACAAATTTGAAAATACTGGTTATAGTGACAGACGCTGCCTTCTTCTCTGCAGGTATATGCAAGTATTTTTAAACTAAACTATTGCTTGATTAAGTACATTCTTGAAGTCAGACTGGACTGTTCACTGAAGATAGATCATTGCTGTTACCAAAGAAATCACCTTTGTCCCATGCATTGATAATGCTGGTCCCAGTTTAATGGTATGTGGctatatgaaaaatgtttatgcaCCCTTCTGAGTTCTTCTCCTAATCAGCAGGAGTGTGAGTTCTGTCAGCCACTTCTCAGTACTGCCACCACAGCACTGACTGTATCCTCGTTATTTCAGTGGACAATAAAGTGTTGGAAATAACATTACCTCAGGAATCTTATGCAGTTCAACTCTGCACACTGCATGCTGACGTGAAAGTTTAGTTTTATGAGAGTGGGTGCGATTGGAACGTAATCTAGTTTAGATAACTCCATGCTATTTTGACAATTTCATGAGAAttttattcagaatttatttattttttcctctgaaATATTTAGGTCTATCAAGCATCTGTTAAAAACATGTATGctattaatgtaatatttaatactgtCACGCTTCAGTTGACACAGCCACGAATCCGCCAATCACCAGAAAAAAAGGGTTATATGCAAGGTCAGCGCACATCATTTCACAAGCAGCATATACCGCCAAAGCATAATTCAACCTGTTTCAGCCCACTGTATGGCATTTCTGACTATTTcttgattatatatatagaagCCTTGCACCACTTATATGACTAACCATTCTGTTCAAATGCATGATTATGTAAGCCTAGTTCAACCACGTTGTAAAAACAATTTTGGTCCAGaggaaaacaattttaatattttaaaaatataaaaacagtttatataaatgtttcatGTGAATGTTCTTTAATCTATTGATTTGAATGATTTCAGATTTTTGGGATATTCTTTAATCCATTCGCTAGATGGCGTTAGAAGTCTATGTTCTATCAGAATCAAAGCCTTGTACGAGCGTACTTTGAAATAAAATTGCTTCATAAAACAGGGCAAGCTTTCTATTACCAGCGCCCTTGCAGAAATATCCTGAGCAACATTTTCGTTTTATGCGTGTAATTAGGTCTACGACACATTATGTTTGTTAATTATGTTTGATATTTTGGCGTCGATTAAGTAATGACAGCTAAGAGACATGTTTGGTTGAATGTAGCTCTACACCATGTGAGTTGGCTTTGTTTACCTCGCAAATCTGTGTCCTAAGGGGTTCTGAGCACCTTCTAACGCAACAGGTAGGTACACAGACCAGCAGCCTCTGGCCACGGGGCGGCGTATTGAGGTAGCTCTACTTTATTGCTACACGCAGCGAGTACAGCAGGCGAGCCTGTACTCAATAATAAAGTGAAGAAGAGACAACAATCTTAGTAGAGtaattcatcatcatcatcatcatcatccctaAGTGCGTTATTTAAACTTTTTGGTGATGTCATACCAAAACCTCCACAACACGTTCACATAAGTtacaacataaaacacagtTCTATAACTTGTATCAAACCTGATTTAGACctattttattcatgttaagAGAAATAGGATAACGTAAACAGCAAAGAAATGTGCTAACATAAGGCAATCAGTAACTTTCAAACAAAGGCCTTGAGTTACTTTATAACCACACGGGTGAAACAGAAATGTGTAGCACAAAGTGTGAATAATTTCTAACTCCGTAGGCTTCTCTCTCACATCTCACATTGCTCAGCTGTTCATTGTAATTTGTCACCGAGAAACTGGTTACGGAACTGCCCCTACCCTTCCAGGAGGCGGAGAGAAAGGTCTGCACATGCGCAATAGGTTGTTTTTCACAAACCCGTCGCTTAAAGTGAGCCGGGCGACGAAACTTCGCTGTCTTTCTTAGCAGACCACCAGTCCGGTCCTCTCCACGAGCCGTGATAACAGCATCATTTGCTGTTATTCAGCTCGCGCACATCAATGACACTAAACAGTGTTAAAACTCGCTTTTTTCATAAGAGATTATTTTCATAGACCTTTTTTTCTATAAATTTTGTACATTGCCGTTTTCTTGCCACCATGGTGCTAGGCAAGGTGAAGAGCTTCGTTGTAAGCTACGACTGTCtcaatgacagtaatgttccCGTTTACTCAAGCGGGGACTGTGTCTCAGGAAGGGTCATCGTCGAAGTCACCGGGGAAATTCGTGTCAAGTCGCTCAAAATCCACGCAAAAGGATTTGCGAAAGTTCGTTGGACAGAATCACGAAATGCTGGATCCAACACTGCCTATACACAAAATTATACAGAAGAAGTGGAGTATATGAATCATAGAGACATCCTTATTGGTCACGAAAGAGGTAAGATCACAAGCAAAGGGGGTTTTAAATTTAATCTTTTGAAGGACATTATTCTATTGCTCAGGTTCTGAATACCATGGTTACTGTAGATGCGCAGAGTTGGTTTACCTGTGGATGCAGATTATACAATGTCTGATCATGCACACGAGAACCCCAACGGTTTAGAtcagtttcttttaaaaagaaacatcagCAGCATTTATAATTAGTGAAACTGTATGTTTAGTCTCTTCTTTAGGCTACTGCTCTGACTCAACTGTCAGAAGTAGGGTAGATGAAGTGAATGGAAGCGAACAACCAACAAGGCTATTTGCCGGTTacagtttgattttatttaagaaaaacaacCCTGCGACAAGGACAGTAGAACGAATTTGAAATTTTCACCCCAGTAACTTAACATTTGAGTCACCGATGGGTGCTTTAATCCAATTTGTCGTCAGTTTCCAGCCATTGTTAAAAGCGGTTCAATCCTGTTCTGATGCAGTCTCAGTTCGCTCTCTTCTCTGATTGGTTAATGCCAAAACGTGTCTTCGATGACTTCACGCTTTTGCCGAAAGAGTTAGAAATAGCTGCAACTTCTGCACCGTTGATATCTTTGCAGTGTTTTGTCGGGATTTTCTGAATACATTGAAAGTGTGCAATGAAGATTTGTCATGCAGCTAAAACAAGGTTTTACTGCGGTTTGCACAGCGTTCGCCCAGTGTCTGGGCTGTTGCATCTCTGCAACACAAGCTCTCGGACAAGGAATTTGTAGCTAAACCCTGGCAATGTCGACTCAGACATAAGGACTGCCGtctgtaaaaaaaccaaaacatttagcAATCAATTTTTGTACTGATGTACTTTAACCTCACGGGGACTCTTCATTGTCAAGTGAATAACTAGAGAAAATGAATGTTAGACTAACTTGCGTGTTACATTCTGTATGGAATAGCTTTCATTGTGTGAatgattatataattttatgcatttcgtatttttattgttttattctgtaattttctttcttctgtaaTATAGTAACTATCTATATCTTGCAATAATTTCTCCAGCTTTGTATAGTCTGTAACGTATGAAATACTAACAATAAAGATGAAATGTAGAATCTAGTCGGGTTTCAGTCTTGTCATTGTTGGTGTCTGCCTCGTCATATTTTTTCTCACGTGAAATTTGAAATGCGTGAATCCCATTTCATATCCACAACGCAGTACACGCACAAAGCCAATAGGGGCTTATCCGTTGTGAGCGAGACTGTTGCCCCGACTGAATGCTGCACAATGAATGCGTAATGAGCATCAGGCATGGGGAAGCAGCCCGCTCCGGTTTAGGCCGGTCTTCTCTCGCTTGAGTCTGCCTTTGATTGACAGCTCCGCGCTTGTTTACCACAAC is a window from the Electrophorus electricus isolate fEleEle1 chromosome 9, fEleEle1.pri, whole genome shotgun sequence genome containing:
- the polr2g gene encoding DNA-directed RNA polymerase II subunit RPB7; this encodes MFYHISLEHEILLHPRYFGPNLLNTVKQKLFTEVEGTCTGKYGFVIAVTTIDNIGAGVIQPGRGFVLYPVKYKAIVFRPFKGEVVDAVVTQVNKVGLFTEIGPMSCFISRHSIPSEMEFDPNSNPPCYKTVDEDIVIQQDDEIRLKIVGTRVDKNDIFAIGSLMDDYLGLVS